DNA from Desulfarculus baarsii DSM 2075:
AGCGCGGAGTCGAACCATGGAAAAGCAAAACATCGCGGTCATCATCAACGGGCAAATCCAGAAATACGGCGAGCGGGCCGCCCTCAAGTACAAAGAGGACGGCGCTTGGCGCGAGATCAGCTGGCGCGAGATGGGCCGGCAGGTCAACGCCGTGGCCCGAGCCTTGATCAAACTGGGCCTGGCCGAAAAACAGGCCGTGGCCATCTTCGCGGCCAACTCGCCGTGGTGGACCATCGCCGACCTGGGCATCTTGAACGCCCGCTGCATGGTCGCGCCGATCCACGCGCCCAGCACCATGGGCCAGGCCAAATACATCGTCGACGATTCGAACGCGCGGCTGATCTTTGTCGGCGGCCAGGAGCAGTACGCCAAGGTCATGAAGTTCTTCGGCCAGACCGAGGGCCTGCAAACCATCGTCTGTTTCGACCGCCACGTGCGGTTGGAGCAGAACCCCAACATCATGTATTTTGACGACTTTTTGGCCCTGGGCCAGGCCGCCCAAGACGCCGGCGCCGAGGTCGAGGCCCGCCTGGGCCGCGCCCGCGCCGACGACCTGGTCACGCTGATCTACACCTCGGGCACCACCGGCGAGCCCAAGGGCGTCATGCTCGATCACGCCAATTTTTATCATCAATACATCAGCCTGCCCGAGCGCTTCGCCATGTTCGACAGCGACCGCTCGCTGTGCCTGCTGCCGCTGTCCCATGTTTTCGAGCGGGCCTGGACCTACAACGCCCTGGCGCGGGGCATGACCAACCACTATTGCGCCGACCCCAAGCAGGCCCTGGAGCACATGCAGGAGGTCAAGCCCCATTTCGTCTGCATGGTGCCGCGCTTTTACGAGAAAATCTATTCAGCCGTCTTCAACAAGCTGGAGAGCGCCCCGGAAAACAAGCGCAAGCTCTTTCACTGGGCCCTGCAAACCGGCTTGGCCGCCGGCCGCCTGCGCATCGACAACAAGCCCCTGCCCCTGGGCCTCAAACTGCGCCACGCCCTGGCCGACGCCCTGGTGCTGAAAAAAATTCGCCAGCTCACCGGCGGCGAGATCCGCGTCTTCCCCTGCGCCGGCGCGCCGCTCTCGCCCGAGATCGACGAGTTTTTCTGGGCGGTGGGCATCTTCGTCTGCCTGGGCTTTGGCATGACCGAAACCACCGCCACCGTGACCTGCCCCTCGGCCGATCACAAGCGCTTTGGCACGTGCGGCACGGCCATCAAGGACACCGAGCTCAAGCTGGCCCCCGACGGCGAGCTGCTCGTGCGCGGGCCCCAGGTCATGCGCGGCTATTACAACAAGCCCGAGGAGACGGCCAAGACCCTGGTCGACGGCTGGCTCTACACCGGCGACGTGGCCGCCATCGACCAAGACGGCTTCATGTCCATCACCGATCGCAAAAAAGACCTGATGAAGACCTCGGGCGGCAAGTACATCGCGCCCCAGCCCGTGGAAAACGCCGTGGGCAAGGACCACTTCGTCGAGCAGATTCTGCTGGTGGCCGACGGGCGCAAGTTCGCCAGCGCCCTGATCGTGCCCTGTTTCGAGTCCTTGGAGCAGTGGGCCCAGGCCAACGGCGTGAGCTTCGCCTCGCGCCAGGAGCTGGTCGACAACCCCCGCGTGGTCGAGTTCTACGCCCAACGCGTCAAGGAGCTGACCAAAGACCTGGAAAAGCACGAGAAGATTCAGAAATTCATCTTGCTGCCCGAGGAGTTCACCATCGAGGAGGGCGAGATGACCCCCACCCTCAAGCTCAAGCGCAAGGTCATCTTGGCCAAGTACGCCGATCGCATCGAGGCCATGTACAAAGAATAAGGCCAGCCATGGCCGTTGGCGCGGGGCTGGCCTTGGCGGGCCGGCCCCGCCGCGTTTGCTCTAGCGATTGTAGCGCTTGATCATCAGCTCCAGGTCTTCCAGCAACGATTGCAGGTCTTCCTCGTGCTCGACCTCTTGTTCGAGGATGGTGCTGGCCATGTTGTAGGTGACGATGTCGGCCTCGCGGGTGAGCTTGATCATCTTGTCGTAGGTGCTGATGGCGCATTGTTCGCCGCGGATGTTCTGCTCCAGCACAAGCTGCACGTAGGGGTCGGCCGGCGGCTCGTAGCCACAGCCGCTGAGATCGTACCACAGCTTGGGCTCCAACACCGGCACGCCGCCAAGCTGGACGATGCGCCCGGCCACCAGTTCGGCGTGGGAAAGCTCGTCGGTGGCGTGCTGCAACAGCTCGGCGGCCACGGCGTCTTTCATCGGCCCGGCCACCACCTTGGCCCCCAGCCAATATTGATAGTAGGCGAACCACTCGTCGGCCAGGGCCTGGTTGAGCATGCCGAGCAGGACGTTGACGTCCATGCCGATGATCTCGCGTCCTCTGGTGCCCATGACTCCTCCTTTCACATCGCGTAAGTT
Protein-coding regions in this window:
- a CDS encoding AMP-dependent synthetase/ligase gives rise to the protein MEKQNIAVIINGQIQKYGERAALKYKEDGAWREISWREMGRQVNAVARALIKLGLAEKQAVAIFAANSPWWTIADLGILNARCMVAPIHAPSTMGQAKYIVDDSNARLIFVGGQEQYAKVMKFFGQTEGLQTIVCFDRHVRLEQNPNIMYFDDFLALGQAAQDAGAEVEARLGRARADDLVTLIYTSGTTGEPKGVMLDHANFYHQYISLPERFAMFDSDRSLCLLPLSHVFERAWTYNALARGMTNHYCADPKQALEHMQEVKPHFVCMVPRFYEKIYSAVFNKLESAPENKRKLFHWALQTGLAAGRLRIDNKPLPLGLKLRHALADALVLKKIRQLTGGEIRVFPCAGAPLSPEIDEFFWAVGIFVCLGFGMTETTATVTCPSADHKRFGTCGTAIKDTELKLAPDGELLVRGPQVMRGYYNKPEETAKTLVDGWLYTGDVAAIDQDGFMSITDRKKDLMKTSGGKYIAPQPVENAVGKDHFVEQILLVADGRKFASALIVPCFESLEQWAQANGVSFASRQELVDNPRVVEFYAQRVKELTKDLEKHEKIQKFILLPEEFTIEEGEMTPTLKLKRKVILAKYADRIEAMYKE
- a CDS encoding ferritin-like domain-containing protein; the encoded protein is MGTRGREIIGMDVNVLLGMLNQALADEWFAYYQYWLGAKVVAGPMKDAVAAELLQHATDELSHAELVAGRIVQLGGVPVLEPKLWYDLSGCGYEPPADPYVQLVLEQNIRGEQCAISTYDKMIKLTREADIVTYNMASTILEQEVEHEEDLQSLLEDLELMIKRYNR